Proteins found in one Desulfomonilia bacterium genomic segment:
- a CDS encoding ribonuclease H-like domain-containing protein translates to MSTIDRLKRLTGEGPKSRPGTDASKPGIEELRRKIDAIMARGTRIQPRPQTRPLKASIPIETALSGEVVKNDYGEFFFSRNRFRADSRHGGKLIRECLKIDMHAASMLARHSAIAGCSPHDALFFDTETTGLAGGTGTLPFLIGLGFFEGNDFITCQLFARDFSDEKAMLAFLNETAAEKKFLVSFNGRAFDMNLLSARFILNRLEDSMKAMPHLDLLNPSRRLYSHRTSNCRLVTLEDEVLGFRRISDVPGSEIPQRYFDWLKTRNPSLMEDVFEHNRLDIVSMATLLSHLTEVVSGGCIDKAHPGDILAAAKLHNDQGNHELMRHMVESIIGIDDLSYAMEAKKMLSLIHKRSGQWHEAVRLWEDIVSSDSGDVFALAELAKFCEHRSHDIGRALAIVEQVLRYDLITEDERGSFEHRRKRLVSKNACSDRDVLCSKNT, encoded by the coding sequence ATGAGCACGATAGACAGACTTAAAAGGCTTACAGGCGAAGGTCCGAAATCAAGGCCCGGAACTGATGCGAGTAAACCCGGCATTGAAGAGTTAAGGCGAAAGATCGACGCCATTATGGCAAGGGGCACCAGGATTCAACCAAGGCCGCAGACCCGCCCCTTGAAAGCTTCAATTCCGATTGAGACTGCCCTTTCAGGTGAAGTGGTAAAAAACGACTACGGCGAGTTCTTTTTTTCAAGAAACAGATTCAGGGCGGATTCGAGGCACGGCGGCAAACTTATCAGAGAATGCCTTAAAATCGACATGCATGCAGCCTCCATGCTTGCGCGCCATTCTGCAATTGCAGGTTGCAGCCCTCATGATGCGCTTTTTTTCGATACCGAGACAACAGGACTTGCAGGAGGTACCGGGACGCTCCCCTTTTTGATAGGTCTGGGATTTTTCGAGGGCAATGACTTCATTACATGCCAGCTCTTTGCCAGGGATTTTTCCGACGAAAAGGCCATGCTCGCATTTTTGAACGAAACAGCAGCCGAAAAGAAATTCCTGGTCTCGTTCAATGGCAGGGCCTTTGATATGAACCTGCTCTCGGCTCGCTTTATATTGAACCGTCTTGAAGACTCGATGAAGGCCATGCCGCACCTTGACCTTCTTAATCCATCGCGAAGGCTTTATTCGCACCGCACATCAAATTGCAGACTTGTCACACTTGAAGACGAGGTGCTAGGTTTCAGGAGAATAAGCGATGTCCCGGGTTCGGAAATACCTCAGCGTTATTTCGACTGGTTGAAAACCCGAAACCCATCGCTCATGGAAGATGTCTTCGAGCACAACCGTTTAGATATCGTATCAATGGCGACGCTGCTCAGCCATCTGACTGAAGTGGTATCAGGTGGCTGCATCGATAAAGCCCACCCCGGAGACATCCTGGCTGCGGCAAAACTTCATAATGATCAGGGAAACCATGAACTGATGCGTCATATGGTTGAATCGATAATCGGAATTGATGATCTCTCATATGCAATGGAAGCAAAGAAGATGCTCTCGCTCATCCATAAAAGATCCGGTCAATGGCATGAGGCTGTCCGTTTATGGGAGGATATTGTATCTTCAGACAGCGGGGATGTATTCGCACTGGCCGAACTAGCGAAATTCTGTGAACACAGGAGCCATGATATCGGACGCGCACTTGCTATCGTTGAACAGGTGTTAAGATATGACCTGATAACCGAAGATGAAAGGGGCTCTTTTGAACACCGCCGCAAACGGCTGGTTTCTAAAAATGCCTGCTCGGACAGGGATGTGTTATGCTCGAAGAATACCTGA